DNA from Arthrobacter sp. SLBN-112:
CATCTGCGGTGGGCACCATGATCCAGAGCCAGGCGTAGAAGACCAGGCCGGCCCCTCCTGCGAACGCGGCTAGGACCATGCCCACCCGGACATTCCGGACCGGCCAGCCCAGGTGCGCGGCGAGGCCGGAGCACACCCCGGCGATGACGCGGTCGCTGCTCCGCGCCAGGGGCGGGCGCACCGGGAGCGTTGTCATGGATCAATCCAAACACGGATCAGGGTTGCCCGGACCGCATCCTGCCGCATACCGGGGACGGGTCAGGGGCCGTTCAGGGTTTCCCCCAGTAGAGCGGCGAAGGGGCCGGACGGGAGGATCGAGGTATGAACTCGCAGACTCCCTCCCCTGACGACGAACACCCTTCCGGGGCCTTCCCCGGTTCTGACAGCGAGCGGCCCACCCAGCCGCTGCCGTCCCCCTCCGCAACGCCTTCGGACCCAGCGTCCGGTCCAGACAGCGGCTCCAGCACGATCCCGGGCACAGATTCCAGCACAGGCCCTGCGGCCGGCCCGGGCGCTGGTCCGGGCGTTGGTCCCGCTGATCCAGCGCAGGGCTATGCCTTCCCCGGCAGCGCCACCGCCCCAACTCCTTCCACCGACTTCTTCGGCTGGATCCGCAGCAACGGCATCTACCGCGGCAACGACCGCTGGATCGGCGGCGTCTGCAGCGGGATCGCCCACCGCCTGAACGTGGACCCGATCATCATCCGCGGCGTCTTCATTGTCCTGACGCTCCTGGCCGGCATCGGCGTGTTCCTGTACGGCCTGGCATGGGCCTTCCTCCCGGAACCGGACGGGCGGATCCACGTCCAGGAAGCCGGCGCCGGGCGCTGGTCCAGCGGCATGACGGGCTCCCTGATCGCCACCGTTCTGGGGCTCACCGGGCTGGGCGGCGGCTTCTGGGGCTGGAGCCATAACGGCCTGGGCGGACTGCTCTGGACCGTCTTCTGGGTGGGCGGCGCGATCTACCTGGTCTACTACCTCTCCCAGCGCAATAAAGCGCACCCTACGATGGCCGGCCACACGGCCACGGCCCCCGGTCCGGCCCACCCGGCGGGACGTCCAGGCGTGGATTACACCTCCGGGGAATACACCTCATCATTCTCTGCAGGCACGGGCGCAGGCGCCGCCCCGGCGTCCGGCCCGGGCTTCCCCGCGGTACCCCGCTACAGCGGCGGCACCACCGGCGCACCCGGTACCGGAACCTACGGCCAAGGGGCCTCGGGCGTTCCAGTCGGGGGCCCTGGCAGCGGGGTCCCCGGTGGACCTGGCGCAGGCGGGCCCGGCAACGGAGTCCCCGGCGGCAGCAGCTACCCCGCACCGTGGGTTCCACCGCGGCCGCAAAAGCCCCGCCCCGCCGGTCCCGGCGCCCCAGCCGTCGCCATCGCAACCGGCTCTGCCCTGCTGGTGGGCGGCGGCCTCAAGGCGCTCGACGCTGCAAACATCATCGACCTCGGCGGCTCCGCAAACGCCATTGTGTGGGCCAGTGCGGCCGCAATCCTGGGCCTGGGCATCCTGCTGGCGGGCTTCCGCGGCCGGACCTCCGGCGTCCTGAGCCTCTTTGCCGTGATCGCGCTGGTAACCGGCGGCATCTACAACACGCTGGACGACGGCCGGATGCGTTTCCAGCAGGTGGACTGGAACCCGGCCAGCATCGAGGAGGCGCGCGGCGGCATCGACATCACCGCCGGGCGGGGAACCGTGGACCTCACGGACCTCTCCCCGACCGCCCAGCTGACATCCGACGTCGTGGTTCCCCTGGACATCACCGCCAGCAACGTAACCGTGGTGATCCCGCAAAACGTGCCCGTCGATATCAAGGCGGACATGACCATGGGAAACCTTAACGAGGCAACCGGCCAGCGCGGCGGCA
Protein-coding regions in this window:
- a CDS encoding PspC domain-containing protein; translated protein: MNSQTPSPDDEHPSGAFPGSDSERPTQPLPSPSATPSDPASGPDSGSSTIPGTDSSTGPAAGPGAGPGVGPADPAQGYAFPGSATAPTPSTDFFGWIRSNGIYRGNDRWIGGVCSGIAHRLNVDPIIIRGVFIVLTLLAGIGVFLYGLAWAFLPEPDGRIHVQEAGAGRWSSGMTGSLIATVLGLTGLGGGFWGWSHNGLGGLLWTVFWVGGAIYLVYYLSQRNKAHPTMAGHTATAPGPAHPAGRPGVDYTSGEYTSSFSAGTGAGAAPASGPGFPAVPRYSGGTTGAPGTGTYGQGASGVPVGGPGSGVPGGPGAGGPGNGVPGGSSYPAPWVPPRPQKPRPAGPGAPAVAIATGSALLVGGGLKALDAANIIDLGGSANAIVWASAAAILGLGILLAGFRGRTSGVLSLFAVIALVTGGIYNTLDDGRMRFQQVDWNPASIEEARGGIDITAGRGTVDLTDLSPTAQLTSDVVVPLDITASNVTVVIPQNVPVDIKADMTMGNLNEATGQRGGTTTRESSYNADKPGNHLVVRIDGTFSNVTIQEGN